One Amycolatopsis thermophila DNA segment encodes these proteins:
- a CDS encoding hydantoinase/oxoprolinase family protein — MTYRVAMDIGGTFTDVVTYDETTRELRAGKVLTTPDDLARGVFDALEGFGLPFADIGFFVHGTTQGLNALLERRGARVLILTTRGIGDVYQIARGNRNRLFDLHYRKPEPLVPRNAVAEVGGRLTAEGTELEPLDEDAVRLVAKRVREEGFDAVAVCFLFAYLDGDHERRAGRILREELGDDVLVVLSHEVAPEWREYERTSTAVMEAYTGPSVHRYLDRIEARFAEKGLSVPVHVMQSSGGLVNAGFARRHPLQTLLSGPVGGTMGGVAASRLLGRPDVICIDMGGTSFDVSLVMDHQPDVTPDGECEGFPLLMPLVNLHTVGAGGGSLAYAEGDGLRVGPESAGAVPGPACYGRGGTQATVTDANCVLGRVDPESFAGGGMRLDTEAAHRAVATLAAGFGMDPVELASGICDVSNAKMAQAIRTLTVEHGREPAQFALLAFGGAGPMHAAFIAREIGVREVVVPRFPGAFSAWGMLEADVRRDFTQQFFATGQSLDTAALAAALNTLDEQATEALAEQGIPAERREVTHGLDMRYESQDYTLTVPILPGEDVTAPEFRAAIEDRFARAHHQRYGHATPGAPVQFVTIRTTGRGLVDRPPGEPPAVRERGEPVVRDVVFDGAAVPTAIVARSALPAGATLTGPAIVHEETSTTVVPPGAVLRVDDHGFLIITLDAEEQA; from the coding sequence ATGACCTACCGGGTCGCCATGGACATCGGTGGCACCTTCACCGACGTCGTCACCTACGACGAGACGACGCGGGAACTGCGCGCCGGCAAGGTCCTCACCACCCCGGACGACCTCGCGCGCGGCGTGTTCGACGCGCTCGAGGGGTTCGGGCTGCCCTTCGCCGACATCGGGTTCTTCGTGCACGGCACCACGCAGGGCCTCAACGCACTGCTGGAACGGCGCGGGGCGCGGGTGCTGATCCTGACCACGCGCGGGATCGGCGACGTGTACCAGATCGCCCGCGGCAACCGGAACCGCTTGTTCGACCTGCACTACCGCAAGCCCGAACCGCTGGTCCCGCGCAACGCCGTCGCCGAGGTCGGCGGCCGGTTGACCGCGGAGGGCACCGAACTCGAACCGCTGGACGAGGACGCCGTGCGGCTGGTGGCCAAACGCGTGCGGGAAGAAGGCTTCGACGCCGTCGCGGTCTGCTTCCTGTTCGCCTACCTCGACGGGGACCACGAGCGCCGCGCCGGCCGCATCCTGCGCGAGGAACTCGGCGACGACGTCCTGGTCGTGCTGTCCCACGAGGTCGCCCCGGAATGGCGCGAGTACGAGCGCACCTCGACCGCCGTCATGGAGGCCTACACCGGCCCGTCCGTGCACCGCTACCTCGACCGGATCGAGGCGCGCTTCGCGGAGAAGGGCCTGTCGGTGCCGGTGCACGTCATGCAGTCCTCCGGCGGGCTGGTCAACGCCGGCTTCGCGCGGCGGCACCCGCTGCAGACGCTGCTGTCCGGCCCGGTCGGCGGCACGATGGGCGGCGTCGCGGCGAGCCGGCTGCTCGGCAGGCCGGACGTCATCTGCATCGACATGGGCGGCACCTCGTTCGACGTCTCCCTGGTGATGGACCACCAGCCCGACGTGACCCCGGACGGCGAATGCGAGGGCTTCCCACTGCTCATGCCGCTGGTGAACCTGCACACCGTCGGCGCGGGCGGCGGCTCGCTCGCCTACGCCGAGGGCGACGGGTTGCGCGTCGGTCCCGAGTCGGCCGGCGCCGTGCCCGGCCCGGCCTGCTACGGCCGCGGCGGCACCCAGGCGACCGTGACCGACGCGAACTGCGTGCTGGGCCGCGTCGACCCGGAGTCCTTCGCCGGCGGCGGGATGCGGCTGGACACCGAAGCCGCCCACCGGGCCGTCGCCACGCTCGCCGCCGGGTTCGGCATGGACCCGGTCGAGCTCGCCTCCGGGATCTGCGACGTGTCCAACGCCAAGATGGCGCAGGCGATCCGCACCCTCACCGTCGAGCACGGCCGCGAACCGGCCCAGTTCGCGCTGCTCGCCTTCGGCGGGGCCGGGCCGATGCACGCCGCGTTCATCGCCCGCGAGATCGGCGTGCGGGAGGTGGTCGTGCCGCGGTTCCCCGGTGCGTTCTCCGCCTGGGGCATGCTCGAGGCCGACGTGCGCCGCGACTTCACGCAGCAGTTCTTCGCCACCGGCCAGAGCCTGGACACCGCCGCCCTCGCGGCGGCACTGAACACTTTGGACGAACAGGCGACGGAGGCGCTGGCCGAGCAGGGCATTCCGGCGGAGCGCCGCGAGGTCACCCACGGGCTGGACATGCGGTACGAGAGCCAGGACTACACGCTGACCGTGCCGATCCTGCCCGGCGAGGACGTGACCGCGCCGGAGTTCCGCGCCGCCATCGAGGACCGGTTCGCGCGGGCGCACCACCAGCGCTACGGGCACGCCACCCCCGGCGCCCCGGTCCAGTTCGTCACCATCCGCACCACCGGGCGCGGGCTGGTGGACCGCCCGCCGGGCGAACCGCCCGCGGTGCGGGAACGGGGCGAACCGGTGGTGCGCGACGTGGTGTTCGACGGCGCGGCGGTGCCGACGGCGATCGTCGCGCGCTCGGCCCTGCCCGCCGGGGCCACGCTGACCGGCCCGGCGATCGTGCACGAGGAGACCTCGACCACCGTCGTTCCGCCGGGCGCGGTGCTGCGGGTCGACGACCACGGATTCCTGATCATCACCCTGGACGCGGAGGAGCAGGCATGA
- a CDS encoding hydantoinase B/oxoprolinase family protein gives MTPSPVTTEIIRSALIQAAEDMNMTLIRSSYTPTIYEGKDCAVALLDREHRVLGQSSGLPIFLGNLEECTRCTEAEFGASVWQPGDVWVLNDSYIGGTHLNDCTVYAPIFVEGELVGFAASRAHWIDMGSKDPGGSMDSTTIYQEGLRMGPTRIVVGGAENPDVLRLIETNVRFPYVTIGDMRAQVACARMGVRRLGELFARFGAETIEAARAEIFAQTERLERERVAAIPDGTYEATGYLDNDAIDLATPLKVTVRVVVEGDRMTIDLTDCADQTTGPVNCGRSQAVSAARVGYKLLISPSISLNGGSFAPLEVLVRDGSMLGAREPAACQYYYSSLGMLIDLVVRALAPAMPGEVAAASYGDSMIVQFAGDNPRTGEPFVTLEATVGGWGAWHGGDGETALINNVNGSLRDLPIEVVETLYPVRVDEYRIRPDSGGAGRWRGGNGVVRQYTMEADQDLSLWWERSVTPAWGVFGGEAGAPPRVVLNPGRPDEREMLKVNSLRVHRGDVLRCESGGGGGYGEPADRDPAAVESDLALELITRRP, from the coding sequence ATGACGCCGAGCCCGGTCACCACGGAGATCATCCGCTCGGCGCTGATCCAGGCCGCCGAGGACATGAACATGACCCTCATCCGGTCGTCGTACACGCCGACGATCTACGAGGGCAAGGACTGCGCGGTCGCGCTGCTCGACCGGGAGCACCGGGTGCTCGGCCAGTCCTCCGGCCTGCCGATCTTCCTGGGCAACCTGGAGGAGTGCACCCGCTGCACCGAGGCCGAGTTCGGCGCTTCGGTGTGGCAGCCGGGTGACGTGTGGGTGCTCAACGACTCCTACATCGGCGGCACGCACCTCAACGACTGCACGGTGTACGCGCCGATCTTCGTCGAGGGCGAGCTCGTCGGGTTCGCCGCGTCGCGCGCGCACTGGATCGACATGGGGTCGAAGGACCCGGGCGGGTCGATGGACTCGACCACGATCTACCAGGAGGGCCTGCGGATGGGCCCGACCCGGATCGTCGTCGGCGGCGCGGAGAACCCGGACGTGTTGCGGCTGATCGAGACGAACGTGCGCTTCCCGTACGTGACGATCGGCGACATGCGGGCGCAGGTGGCGTGCGCGCGGATGGGGGTGCGCCGGCTGGGGGAGTTGTTCGCCCGGTTCGGGGCGGAGACCATCGAGGCCGCGCGCGCGGAGATCTTCGCGCAGACCGAGCGGCTGGAGCGGGAGCGGGTCGCGGCGATCCCGGACGGCACCTACGAGGCCACCGGGTACCTGGACAACGACGCGATCGACCTGGCGACCCCGCTGAAGGTGACCGTGCGGGTCGTCGTCGAGGGGGACCGGATGACGATCGACCTCACCGACTGCGCCGACCAGACCACCGGTCCGGTCAACTGTGGACGGTCGCAGGCGGTGTCCGCCGCGCGCGTGGGGTACAAGCTGCTGATCTCACCGTCGATCAGCCTCAACGGCGGCTCGTTCGCGCCGCTGGAGGTTCTGGTGCGGGACGGGTCGATGCTGGGCGCCCGCGAACCGGCGGCCTGCCAGTACTACTACTCCAGCCTCGGCATGCTCATCGACCTGGTGGTCAGGGCGCTGGCGCCCGCGATGCCCGGCGAGGTCGCCGCGGCCAGCTACGGGGACTCGATGATCGTCCAGTTCGCCGGCGACAACCCGCGCACGGGCGAGCCGTTCGTGACCCTGGAGGCGACGGTCGGCGGCTGGGGCGCCTGGCACGGCGGCGACGGCGAGACCGCGCTGATCAACAACGTCAACGGTTCGCTGCGGGACCTGCCGATCGAGGTGGTCGAGACGCTGTACCCGGTGCGGGTCGACGAATACCGCATCCGGCCGGACTCCGGTGGCGCCGGCCGGTGGCGCGGTGGGAACGGCGTGGTCCGCCAGTACACGATGGAGGCCGACCAGGACCTGTCCCTGTGGTGGGAGCGCTCGGTGACCCCGGCGTGGGGCGTGTTCGGCGGCGAGGCCGGGGCGCCGCCGCGGGTCGTGCTGAACCCGGGACGGCCGGACGAACGGGAGATGCTGAAGGTCAACAGCCTGCGCGTGCACCGCGGCGACGTCCTGCGCTGCGAGTC